Proteins encoded together in one Plasmodium vivax chromosome 6, whole genome shotgun sequence window:
- a CDS encoding protein phosphatase 1, regulatory (inhibitor) subunit, putative (encoded by transcript PVX_111140A) yields MSHMHSSSSATTTTYVQEANTRNEQNGNQNTIVRILKLTPQKMVRWDEGTVDNENAQKKSSKVCCIYHKAKGFGESSDSDSDSDSDSSDDGGDCKGCPKKDEPKEQKKEENEVKK; encoded by the exons ATGTCTCATATGCATTCGTCCTCAAGCGCGACGACCACCACATACGTGCAAGAAGCGAACACGAGGAacgaacaaaatggaaaccaAAACACCATTGTGCGAATTTTAAAGCTGACTCCCCAAAAAATGGTCAGGTGGGACGAAGGCACGGTTGACAATGAGAACGCGCAGAAGAAGTCGTCCAAGG TCTGCTGCATATATCACAAGGCCAAGGGCTTTGGGGAGAGCTCCGACTCGGACTCGGACTCGGACTCGGATTCGTCGGACGACGGAG GCGACTGCAAGGGCTGTCCCAAAAAAGATGAGCCGAAAGAACAAAA gaaagaagaaaacgaagTTAAGAAGTAG
- a CDS encoding hypothetical protein, conserved (encoded by transcript PVX_111145A) codes for MLNEESVEVELVKLENEISKGENSFEKKKKKKVQFSDKNETIYYEKDENENSYFNFAVNNFNYFECFYNEMYNCDFDEKEFKGGHSFLNEEDPKGGSYNSLEIFEANDSSDEGTSKENGKARGVVRRGYVAMNTGEDDSADGASDGESTKGSSSNRNGKNQPLKRERFTHSFNEDSSFEVNDVHAAILNAEEKTTNYSDDYFGYNIEPFNMKNELKEGYIDKHGNYVYNDPDGDDFEEAWLKSVDEEDPFTSFSNKKIKAKIHKETVCKFDKMQNQSVSNNSLSVNIYDALYSLSCLLIEKETPIKAMVRYKKDLKLCKNYLNECKLKLDKFSFVSAPRPSNESSADPSASKLCQGVDAHPSGADQGKRDEDGGAAPRGSAKKNVLQVNLKRRGGDAKEEAKEEEAVEKEAVEREAEEKEPMEKEHMENEAAENEAVNKAEVDSEGPPNGDPQSEEGEKSEATAHEEHSTEQEGQPRQEEPPAEEEAADQEEKSAEQENAAEQENAAEKEKAADQVEKAADQVEKAADQVEKAADQVEKTADQVEKTADQVEKTADQVEKTADQVEKTADQVEKAADDNSTLAEGEQPNELQRLEETYQKIALDYKTIERRFNNLIDLTQKLTNEYKNVYFLAKHECEALCKKLEESKEESGDIQWQLRWTSDANNNVYGPYSYYDIYNLISVGIVSAENPIQLRRINKENKVLENIWQMYDAVNYLTFVSNESVKKKRKLSETNQVDAEEDGSDEGDNSVDDEYDIKKKKRKKKGLIQISKKKEEPSTREDDSDNEEEDDDYESYDY; via the coding sequence ATGCTAAACGAAGAAAGCGTAGAAGTCGAACTGGTCAAATTAGAAAACGAAATAAGCAAAGGTGAAAACagcttcgaaaaaaaaaaaaaaaaaaaagtccaaTTTTCAGACAAAAATGAAACcatatattatgaaaaagaCGAAAACGAAAATAGCTATTTCAATTTTGCCGTGAACAATTTTAACTACTTCGAATGCTTTTACAATGAGATGTATAACTGTGACTTTGATGAGAAGGAGTTTAAGGGTGGCCATTCTTTCCTAAATGAAGAGGATCCTAAAGGGGGCAGTTACAATTCCCTTGAAATTTTCGAGGCGAACGATTCTTCCGATGAAGGCACTAGTAAAGAGAATGGCAAAGCGAGAGGGGTCGTTAGAAGAGGCTACGTCGCCATGAATACTGGGGAGGATGACTCTGCTGATGGGGCATCCGATGGGGAATCAACCAAAGGCTCGTCTTCCAAtcgaaacggaaaaaatcAACCACTTAAAAGAGAAAGGTTTACGCATTCCTTTAATGAGGATTCCTCTTTCGAAGTGAACGACGTGCATGCAGCCATTTTAaatgcagaagaaaaaactacCAACTATAGTGATGACTATTTTGGGTACAACATTGAGCCGTTTAATATGAAGAACGAGCTGAAGGAGGGATACATAGACAAGCATGGCAATTACGTTTACAACGACCCGGATGGGGATGATTTTGAGGAGGCCTGGTTAAAGTCAGTTGATGAAGAAGACCCATTCACCTCAttttctaataaaaaaataaaagcaaaaatacaCAAGGAAACGGTCTGTAAATTTGATAAGATGCAAAATCAAAGTGTTAGTAATAATTCCCTCTCGGTGAACATTTACGATGCTTTGTACTCCCTCTCTTGTCTCCTGATTGAAAAGGAAACGCCAATTAAAGCCATGGTTAGGTACAAGAAGGATTTGAAGCTCTGTAAAAATTACCTTAATGAGTGCAAACTTAAGCTAGACAAATTCAGCTTCGTTTCGGCCCCTCGGCCGAGCAATGAGTCTTCAGCAGATCCGAGTGCGTCCAAGTTGTGCCAGGGGGTAGATGCGCACCCTTCCGGGGCGGACCAAGGGAAAAGGGACGAGGACGGCGGGGCTGCCCCGCGCGGATCGGCTAAGAAGAACGTCCTGCAGGTGAACTTGAAGAGGCGCGGGGGCGACGCGAAGGAAGAGGcgaaggaagaggaggcgGTGGAAAAGGAGGCGGTGGAGAGGGAAGCCGAGGAGAAAGAACCCATGGAGAAGGAACACATGGAAAACGAGGCTGCGGAGAACGAAGCGGTAAATAAGGCAGAGGTAGACAGCGAAGGCCCTCCAAATGGAGACCCCCAAAGTGAGGAGGGTGAGAAGAGCGAAGCAACTGCCCATGAGGAGCACTCCACCGAGCAAGAGGGGCAGCCGCGACAGGAAGAACCCccggcggaggaggaagcggctgATCAGGAGGAGAAATCGGCAGAACAGGAGAATGCGGCAGAACAGGAGAACGCAgctgaaaaggagaaagcggCTGATCAGGTGGAGAAAGCGGCTGATCAGGTGGAGAAAGCGGCTGATCAGGTGGAGAAAGCGGCTGATCAGGTGGAGAAAACGGCTGACCAGGTGGAGAAAACGGCTGACCAGGTGGAGAAAACGGCTGACCAGGTGGAGAAAACGGCTGACCAGGTGGAGAAAACGGCTGACCAGGTGGAGAAAGCCGCTGATGATAATTCCACCCTCGCGGAGGGCGAGCAGCCAAACGAGCTGCAGCGGCTGGAGGAAACGTACCAGAAGATAGCCCTGGACTACAAAACGATCGAAAGGAGGTTTAACAACCTGATAGATTTGACGCAGAAATTGACGAACGAATATAAAAACGTGTACTTCTTGGCGAAGCACGAATGCGAAGCCTTGTGCAAAAAGCTGGAGGAGTCGAAGGAGGAGAGTGGAGACATACAGTGGCAGCTGAGGTGGACTAGTGACGCTAACAACAATGTATATGGTCCCTACAGCTACTacgatatatataatttaatatccGTTGGAATCGTCTCAGCGGAAAACCCAATTCAGCTAAGAAGGATAAACAAGGAAAACAAAGTGTTAGAGAATATATGGCAGATGTACGACGCTGTCAACTACCTTACATTTGTTAGCAACGagagtgttaaaaaaaagaggaagttgAGTGAAACCAACCAGGTGGACGCGGAGGAAGATGGCAGCGATGAGGGGGACAACTCCGTGGATGACGAGTATGAtattaagaagaagaagcggaagaagaagggcCTCATCCAGATATcgaaaaagaaggaggagccCTCCACCCGTGAGGACGACTCGGacaacgaggaggaggacgacgactATGAGAGCTATGACTACTGA
- a CDS encoding RNA helicase, putative (encoded by transcript PVX_111150A), protein MNVSSSDNANGIVANTQGEDVYPYGHLYSSGGVESYWGSAGSPDFVAFTGSSNFVVSQTDEAAPVGGSQSNNTATTQMGKISGEHMGDPNGDALASQNSHLNYAAIVNSMNGNYSPYGDAAHNFNYQSEEEFVHEGRANHVDDYNEVHPEMKSPPVEATQKRKTYAEGMDMYGPTSKMRKGVNCSYPVEETHHGEKNNLYRNNSQWKAREGGPLYHRESSGLYKGAFKKWEGNQHDSRERKEAGEGEDERHNMVDRKRFVSKWDNNDEGDNNQHGAPRGEKTYYDDFRGNYLGRGGSNQYGRGRPSQFSRGRASQYGRGRPTQYGRGRPSHVERGGRSSHYDAGGRSTHYEHGRASQQDYDESSQRHPERPNRYGHSGPNRSDHHGYDQHSQYDRGRPSQYDRGRPSQYDRGRPSQYDRGRPSQYDRGRPSQYGHDRPDQYSRDGPPQHGSNRSTQDDHDRFGKYNGDQPNHYGHSGPSQYNPNRSNQYDRDGAIQHERGRTDQYERGQSNQYDRGQTNQYDRGQSNQYNPNKPTHYDRGQSNQYDRDQSSQQDRAQSNQYNRCQYDRGQPNQQERGQRNEAGGNREAYRGKKFKCNIFDEECYIIECKSYGSEEMELPGPLSSMEDLSTICGDNLYRNICEKGYSQMTIVQKYSIPIIKNKMNLIASSQTGSGKTFSFLCPVVTNLMRDNDTLRPHFPGAYACVSPLGLVLCPTRELVLQILNEVTMANYEGVNSLTKNMGLVCMAFYGGETMKDQIVQINERQADVIVSTPGRLLDLMNSCKVSLSFVKYLIFDEADEMISLGLKEQMDAILFEKDLCANDARQTILFTATFSESLREDIEKFMATPYVFLNITQKREVRNSIRQIVKYVPAKCKQDELLKDLTTLQGQAIIFVELRSSINYIFSALKSNGYDVNYLHGKMNQVSYGPSGLPLRWVVGGDDGVVGGDDGVVGGDDDVVGGDDDVVGGDDDVVTNGERLNARARRQAVFQQFRDKEFQILIATSIAARGLDFPDLELVINYDLPAEFEQYMHRIGRTGRIGKTGLAINYFNSSNRKIIDKLIDHLKKHDQTVPQWLLNFS, encoded by the exons ATGAATGTCAGCTCAAGCGATAACGCCAATGGAATTGTGGCCAACACGCAGGGGGAGGACGTATACCCGTATGGTCACCTCTACTCCAGCGGTGGTGTGGAAAGCTATTGGGGGAGTGCGGGCAGCCCAGACTTTGTTGCCTTCACTGGCAGCAGCAACTTTGTGGTTAGCCAAACGGATGAAGCTGCTCCTGTGGGCGGGAGCCAAAGCAACAACACAGCCACAACGcagatgggaaaaataagTGGCGAGCACATGGGAGACCCCAATGGAGATGCTCTCGCAAGTCAAAACAGTCACCTCAATTATGCAGCTATAGTGAATAGCATGAATGGAAATTACTCGCCGTATGGAGATGCCGCccacaattttaattaccaAAGTGAGGAAGAGTTCGTTCATGAGGGGAGAGCAAATCATGTGGATGACTACAATGAGGTTCACCCCGAAATGAAGAGCCCACCTGTAGAAGCAACGCAAAAGAGAAAGACATATGCAGAGGGTATGGACATGTATGGGCCGACgagcaaaatgaggaagggAGTCAACTGCAGTTACCCAGTGGAAGAGACACATCACggtgaaaaaaacaacctcTATAGAAATAACTCCCAGTGGAAAGCAAGAGAGGGAGGTCCGCTATACCACAGGGAAAGTTCTGGGCTGTATAAAGGGGccttcaaaaaatgggaaggtaACCAACATGACAGTAGGGAAAGAAAGGAAGCAGGAGAGGGAGAGGATGAGAGGCACAATATGGTCGATAGAAAACGATTCGTAAGCAAATGGGACAACAACGATGAGGGGGATAACAATCAACACGGTGCTCcccggggggaaaaaacatattatgaTGACTTTAGGGGGAATTAcctggggaggggggggtccAATCAGTATGGTAGAGGCAGACCAAGTCAGTTCTCCAGGGGGAGGGCAAGTCAGTATGGCCGAGGCAGGCCGACTCAGTACGGCAGAGGAAGGCCCAGCCATGtggagagggggggaaggtcCTCTCATTATGACGCAGGTGGACGGTCCACTCATTACGAGCATGGCCGTGCCAGCCAGCAAGACTATGATGAGTCCAGTCAACGCCACCCCGAGAGGCCGAATCGCTACGGGCACAGCGGACCCAACCGATCTGACCACCATGGGTATGACCAGCACAGTCAGTACGATCGCGGCAGGCCCAGTCAGTACGATCGCGGCAGGCCCAGTCAGTACGATCGCGGCAGGCCCAGTCAGTACGATCGCGGTAGACCCAGTCAGTACGATCGCGGCAGACCCAGTCAGTATGGCCACGATCGACCCGACCAGTATAGTCGCGATGGTCCCCCTCAGCATGGCAGTAATAGGTCCACTCAGGATGACCATGACCGATTCGGTAAATACAACGGCGATCAGCCGAACCACTACGGTCATAGCGGACCCAGTCAATATAACCCTAATAGAAGCAACCAGTACGATCGCGACGGGGCCATTCAGCACGAGCGTGGGAGGACCGATCAGTATGAGCGCGGCCAATCCAATCAGTATGACCGGGGGCAGACCAACCAGTACGATCGCGGCCAATCCAATCAGTATAACCCTAATAAACCCACTCATTACGACCGCGGTCAGTCCAACCAGTACGATCGCGACCAGTCCAGCCAGCAGGACCGCGCCCAGTCCAACCAGTACAACCGCTGCCAGTACGACCGCGGCCAGCCCAACCAGCAGGAGCGCGGCCAACGAAATGAAGCCGGAGGAAACCGCGAGGCCTACCGGGGGAAGAAATTCAAGTGCAACATATTCGACGAAGAGTGCTACATCATCGAATGCAAAAGTTACGGCAGCGAAGAGATGGAGCTGCCGGGGCCGCTCAGCAGCATGGAGGACCTGAG CACCATCTGTGGAGACAACCTATACAGAAACATCTGCGAAAAGGGATACAGCCAAATGACGATCGTTCAGAAGTACTCCATCCCAAtcataaagaacaaaatgaatttgaTTGCGTCCTCCCAAACGGGAAGTGGAAAAaccttttcctttctctGCCCAGTAGTTACAAATTTGATGCGAGACAACGACACGCTGAGGCCTCATTTCCCCGGGGCCTACGCGTGCGTTTCTCCCCTGGGGCTGGTCCTCTGCCCCACGCGCGAGTTGGTCCTTCAAATTTTGAACGAGGTAACTATGGCGAATTACGAGGGG GTTAACAGCTTGACGAAGAATATGGGGCTCGTGTGCATGGCCTTCTATGGAGGAGAGACGATGAAGGACCAG ATTGTTCAGATAAACGAACGGCAGGCGGACGTCATCGTGTCGACCCCGGGGCGACTGCTCGATCTGATGAACAGCTGTAAGGTGAGTCTGTCCTTTGTAAAGTACCTAATTTTCGACGAGGCCGACGAAATGATTTCCCTTGGCTTGAAGGAACAGATGGACgccattttatttgaaaaagaCCTGTGTGCCAATGATGCTAGACAGACCATATTGTTCACGGCGACCTTCTCCGAGAGTCTGCGGGAGGACATTGAGAAGTTCATGGCCACTCCGTATGTGTTTTTGAACATCACGCAGAAGAGGGAGGTGCGCAATTCTATTAGGCAG ATCGTTAAGTACGTGCCCGCGAAGTGCAAGCAGGACGAGCTGCTCAAGGACCTGACGACTCTGCAGGGGCAAGCCATCATCTTTGTGGAGCTCAGAAGCTCaattaattacattttcTCTGCGCTGAAGTCGAACGGGTATGACGTGAATTACCTGCACGGGAAAATGAATCAGGTGAGTTATGGCCCCTCGGGTCTGCCCCTACGTTGGGTGGTTGGCGGCGATGATGGCGTGGTTGGCGGCGATGATGGCGTGGTTGGCGGCGATGATGACGTGGTTGGCGGCGATGATGACGTGGTTGGCGGCGATGATGACGTGGTCACCAATGGGGAGCGACTTAACGCGCGA GCGCGGAGACAAGCCGTGTTTCAGCAGTTCCGCGATAAGGAgtttcaaattttaataGCTACCTCCATCGCGGCAAGGGGCCTAGATTTCCCCGACCTAGAGTTAGTAATAAATTATGACTTGCCAGCCGAATTTGAGCAATACATGCACAGGATTGGTAGGACGGGGCGAATTGGAAAAACGGGACTAGCCATTAACTACTTTAACAGCTCgaatagaaaaattattgatAAGCTCATCGAccatttgaagaagcacGACCAGACGGTACCCCAGTGGTTGCTCAATTTTAGCTAG
- a CDS encoding hypothetical protein, conserved (encoded by transcript PVX_111155A) codes for MNDQYRGSPQKRKKAKEKKKKNDEEIKVTKEVKEVNDGINYSLINDYHDSNFKKNFYIKSIRTDGNCLFRAVSDQLYNSEDNYKEIRKLVVDHLLRNEEKYQHFIEYDESYKSYIERISLDGTWGGQLELQAVGELFTVNILIYQENGCILEIKNHSDDKKCIQLHYASSEHYNSVRFKNRALENQLKSIVELREILNNKDDNESTKTFYETTDNELTEDNEDDLSDHTGNENKNVGEWVDEREFTLNSSVEEDYLQYDYPQENNRNNIFSLSDDETEPCSFDILQNIHNGIKRKGVRSRSMPTINERFLYFFAKNQVSESMDSDSTIDVLNEKKGFERRKPKKNENRKLNFLKYNYIGQRPDDLLSECVSAAGKSETAVGKSQSAAEATTAVGAAPLLGEENKTIRICYNKTFYKYLCMSKMVEVEDRQRGKAADLVGGHYECGSGGGQACRIAAAAKAAPGKATPPKGEAANDAAKEAAKGAAGKSHRRSEANLGEPPTPLKHLNSAGRQGYISNYELENNFSRAKKKEFDDFLNLYSEKISYSRNSFCKSMSTNDCKSSHAEGVADGMAAPTSEQATSDYVNYEYARSLSLNKTSSSNEEVTAPSFCFDKDSISFELRPDVYGKGVERSDLATEGDARNKCVAHQNEEGKKIFCNLTRKSQDIFDIIIDEEYVLSMDSNLLCSHIGNKHVGRGSWHKKRGNSQQEEVLSQMRGRGGGKVSYPVVSPCVLNSRASFSGSRAPRGGKTSQIAAKLGGDHDRAGRGPNCRIRRRNHEGEGSGEGSGEGSGDTSAHSHTDASARSSTDRSGNSHTEISNHPRRDPPRRGGMNARDLFLKKKYLNKKFINMFSKDVHSKGLFHFLNADFLLSGDKIKYIIPFLFNSKQMNIFKDNLNRKEIHFYEYVTFSFNLDKQKLRKKIECSKVLNEEFLIKEKHKYSKFTRGGDGKSACSLRRGLENRVKIISI; via the exons ATGAATGACCAGTATCGGGGCAGCCctcaaaagaggaagaaggccaaggagaagaagaaaaag AACGACGAAGAAATCAAAGTGACCAAAGAGGTCAAAGAGGTCAATGATGGAATTAACTATTCACTG ATAAATGACTACCACGACAgtaacttcaaaaaaaatttctacatTAAGAGCATACGGACCGATGGCAACTGCCTGTTTAGGGCTGTGTCGGACCAGCTGTACAACAGCGAGGATAACTACAAGGAGATAAGGAAGCTGGTG GTGGATCATCTGCTGAGGAACGAGGAGAAGTACCAGCACTTCATCGAGTATGACGAAAGTTACAAGTCTTACATTGAGAG AATAAGTCTGGATGGGACATGGGGCGGCCAGCTGGAGCTTCAAGCAGTGGGCGAGCTGTTCACC GTGAACATCCTGATCTACCAAGAAAACGGGTGCATCCTGGAGATTAAAAATCACAGCGATGATAAGAAGTGCATCCAGCTGCATTACGCCTCCAGT GAGCACTACAACAGCGTCCGGTTTAAAAACAGGGCCCTGGAAAACCAGCTCAAGTCAATCGTGGAGCTGCGCGAAATA CTAAACAACAAGGACGATAATGAGTCCACCAAGACGTTCTACGAAACGACGGACAACGAGCTGACCGAAGACAACGAGGATGACCTGTCTGACCACACCGgaaacgaaaataaaaacgttgGAGAGTGGGTTGACGAGAGGGAATTCACCCTTAACAGCTCAGTGGAGGAGGACTACCTACAGTACGACTACCCTCAGGAGAACAATCGAAACAACATTTTCTCCCTCAGTGATGATGAAACGGAGCCGTGCTCTTTCGACATCTTGCAGAATATTCATAACGGTATTAAGAGGAAGGGGGTGAGGAGCAGAAGCATGCCAACTATCAATGAGCGGTTTTTGTACTTCTTTGCGAAAAATCAAGTCAGTGAGAGCATGGACAGTGACAGCACCATAGATGTGCTGAATGAGAAGAAGGGCTTCGAAAggaggaagccaaaaaaGAACGAAAACAGGAAGCtcaattttttgaagtatAACTACATAGGTCAGAGGCCCGACGACTTGCTGAGCGAGTGCGTCTCCGCCGCGGGGAAGAGCGAAACTGCTGTTGGGAAGAGCCAATCTGCTGCTGAAGCCACTACTGCTGTTGGGGCCGCCCCACTCCTCGGGGAGGAGAACAAGACCATCCGCATTTGCTACAACAAGACGTTTTACAAGTACCTGTGCATGTCCAAAATGGTGGAAGTGGAGGACAGGCAGCGGGGCAAAGCGGCCGATCTGGTCGGCGGTCATTACGAGTGCGGCAGCGGGGGAGGCCAGGCATGCAGAATAGCGGCAGCAGCGAAGGCGGCTCCCGGGAAAGCGACAccaccaaaaggggaagctgCCAATGATGCCGCCAAAGAAGCTGCCAAAGGCGCGGCGGGGAAATCCCACCGCAGAAGCGAGGCCAACCTGGGTGAGCCGCCCACCCCCCTGAAGCACCTGAACAGTGCAGGCAGGCAGGGGTACATTTCCAACTACGAATTGGAGAACAACTTTAGCAgggcgaagaaaaaagagtttgacgattttttaaatctgtACAGCGAAAAGATTTCCTACAGCAGGAACTCCTTCTGCAAGAGTATGTCCACCAACGATTGCAAGTCGAGTCACGCGGAGGGGGTGGCGGATGGGATGGCGGCCCCGACCAGTGAGCAAGCCACTTCTGACTACGTAAATTATGAGTACGCGAGAAGCCTATCGTTGAACAAGACGTCCAGCAGCAACGAAGAAGTAACGGCTCCCTCATTTTGCTTCGATAAGGACTCCATTAGCTTCGAGCTGCGACCCGATGTGTATGGCAAGGGAGTTGAAAGAAGTGACTTGGCAACAGAAGGTGATGCGAGGAACAAATGTGTTGCCCATCAGAATgaagaagggaagaaaatctTTTGCAATTTGACGAGGAAGTCTCAGGATATCTTTGATATAATAATCGATGAGGAGTACGTTCTAAGCATGGACAGCAACTTGCTGTGTTCCCACATTGGCAATAAGCACGTGGGGAGAGGCAGTTGGCATAAGAAGAGGGGAAACTCCCAACAGGAGGAGGTACTATCGCAGATGCGTGGacggggaggaggaaaagtaTCTTACCCTGTTGTTAGCCCTTGTGTGCTGAACTCGCGAGCGTCTTTTTCCGGTTCGAGGGCcccaagaggggggaaaaccaGCCAAATTGCCGCTAAACTGGGGGGCGACCACGATAGGGCGGGGCGCGGGCCCAACTGCAGGATTAGGAGGAGGAACCACGAGGGGGAGGGCAGCGGTGAGGGCAGCGGCGAGGGAAGCGGCGACACCTCCGCACATTCGCATACGGATGCGTCCGCGCGATCAAGCACAGACAGATCTGGAAATTCGCACACAGAAATTTCTAACCACCCGCGTAGAGACCCTCCCCGCCGAGGAGGCATGAACGCGAGGGACCTTTTCCTAAAGAAGAAATACCTGAACAAAAAATTCATCAACATGTTTTCGAAGGACGTCCATTCGAAGGGCCTCTTCCACTTTCTAAACGCCGACTTCCTCCTCAGTggagacaaaataaaatacatcatccccttcctcttcaatAGCAAACAGATGAACATCTTTAAGGACAACCTAAATAGAAAGGAGATCCACTTTTACGAGTACGTGACCTTCTCCTTTAATTTGGACAAGCAGAAgctaaggaaaaaaattgaatgtTCCAAAGTTCTAAATGAGGAGTTCCTCATTAAGGAGAAGCACAAGTATAGTAAGTtcacgcgggggggggacgGCAAGTCGGCCTGCTCCCTGCGCAGGGGCCTGGAGAACCGCGTCAAGATCATCTCGATTTAG
- a CDS encoding hypothetical protein, conserved (encoded by transcript PVX_111160A): MATFKSICEESLKEREKSVGLEIVLGRVFDELISEFKAKFIKKISVLIHEVKHGDSALELVKGGVHCKRGKYESRQKEREGGNTHTDDTLGVYLSSVADSKRKSLFEKIKKEIGHQGGEEVTERRVATKGLLTNGLSTNGLSTNGLMTNGLITNGYNTLGERKVHNENEKANRGDRGKKKIDEGGVLDRKGSTVGSARNELSDLQSRAGSRKSGRVEKRNSSKASEVSNASGQLSMSDASERSRKSRTSHKSRTSRASRASRASPASRTSRTSRTSRKTNRPREDLCTPNGESNKSEKDAYANIISKYTVKRLFSNRLHTDELSDTHCGSDEGRANTLRSAHMDKARRYMHAPSSSAARGEAPSSIGKEWANVESTNYKIVKRDFDDRSKRSEKSKADSLASEHDPLDFLIAAEDNERKKLQETRGRQNGNLNVQDKVEVKPHKGDSRSVEKNEQLFFEVIRGKRRKHLKGFECEDCKSFYEELCWDGSDGGKKYKQGAKHRLCHRHEDSKPAQNELFPKKEERGKKLAAESYKSRLSEYVKENYTNGTQLPAAKPFGEVALVSSARYLKSAEESGDMGSGQYAEKCIDKFMAKFEVKGESNDSLVKMDSAQEEFYEVEEADDAEEVEEAEEAEEAEARRKENKKKKLIQSFSRHRYHSKVNDSPKNFWSFDFFK; encoded by the coding sequence ATGGCGACGTTCAAATCAATTTGCGAAGAGTCCCTcaaggagagagaaaaaagtgTGGGACTTGAAATAGTTCTGGGGAGAGTATTTGACGAATTGATATCAGAATTTAAGGCCaagtttattaaaaaaatatccgTCCTTATTCACGAAGTGAAGCATGGGGACTCCGCTTTGGAACTTGTCAAAGGGGGGGTCCACTGTAAACGGGGGAAATATGAAAGCAGGCAGAAGGAGCGGGAGGGAGGAAACACGCACACGGATGACACTTTGGGTGTTTACCTAAGCAGCGTCGCAGATTCGAAGAGGAAGAGTTTGTTCGAAAAGATAAAGAAGGAGATTGgccaccaggggggggaggaagtcaCCGAGAGGAGAGTCGCCACGAAGGGGTTACTCACAAACGGGTTGAGCACAAATGGGTTGAGCACAAATGGGTTGATGACAAACGGGCTGATCACAAACGGATACAACACTTTAGGGGAACGAAAGGTACACAACGAGAACGAAAAAGCGAACCGCGGCGATcgtgggaagaaaaaaatagacgaGGGGGGGGTGTTGGATAGGAAGGGTAGCACGGTGGGGAGCGCTCGAAATGAGCTCTCCGATTTGCAGAGCAGAGCGGGGAGTCGGAAGTCGGGCAgggtggagaagcggaaCAGCTCGAAGGCATCGGAGGTATCGAACGCATCGGGGCAGCTGAGCATGTCGGACGCGTCGGAGAGGTCTCGCAAGTCGCGCACCTCGCACAAGTCGAGGACGTCACGGGCGTCAAGGGCGTCTCGTGCCTCCCCCGCGTCACGTACATCGCGCACATCTCGCACCTCTCGCAAGACGAACCGCCCCAGGGAAGACCTCTGCACGCCGAACGGGGAGAGCAACAAAAGTGAGAAAGACGCCTACGCGAACATCATCAGTAAGTACACCGTCAAGCGGCTGTTTTCTAATAGACTGCACACGGACGAGCTGAGTGACACCCATTGTGGCAGTGATGAGGGGAGAGCAAACACACTTCGCAGTGCCCACATGGACAAAGCGAGGAGATACATGCACGCACCAAGTAGCAGCGctgcgaggggggaggcCCCGTCAAGCATAGGCAAGGAATGGGCCAACGTGGAAAGCACGAActacaaaattgtgaagagAGACTTTGACGATCGTTCGAAGAGGAGTGAGAAATCGAAAGCGGACTCGTTAGCGTCGGAGCATGACCCACTTGACTTCCTCATCGCAGCAGAGGATAacgaaaggaagaagttgCAGGAGACTagggggaggcaaaatggcaaccTGAATGTGCAGGACAAAGTTGAGGTGAAACCGCACAAGGGGGATTCCAGAAGCgtcgaaaaaaatgagcagctaTTTTTTGAAGTCATTAGAGGGAAAAGACGGAAGCATCTCAAGGGCTTCGAATGCGAAGACTGCAAATCGTTTTATGAGGAACTCTGTTGGGATGGCTCcgatggggggaaaaaatacaaacaggGTGCGAAGCACCGATTATGTCACAGGCACGAAGATAGCAAACCTGCCCAGAACGAACTGTTCccgaaaaaggaggagcgaGGAAAGAAGCTCGCAGCGGAGAGTTACAAAAGCCGCCTTAGCGAATACGTCAAAGAGAACTACACAAATGGCACGCAGCTTCCCGCGGCTAAGCCATTTGGAGAGGTGGCGTTGGTGAGCAGCGCAAGATATTTGAAGAGTGCTGAGGAGAGTGGCGATATGGGGTCCGGCCAGTACGCCGAAAAGTGCATCGACAAGTTTATGGCCAAGTTTGAGGTGAAGGGAGAGAGTAACGACAGCTTGGTTAAGATGGACTCAGCGCAGGAGGAGTTTTACGAAGTCGAGGAGGCGGACGATGCAGAGGAGGTGGAAGAGGCGGAGGAGGCCGAAGAGGCCGAAGCGAGACGgaaagaaaataagaaaaaaaaactgattCAGTCCTTTTCGCGGCACAGGTATCATAGCAAAGTTAATGATTCGCCAAAAAATTTCTGGAgtttcgatttttttaaataa